Proteins from a genomic interval of Rhodococcus rhodochrous:
- a CDS encoding HelD family protein → MPVDGASHPELDREQAYVAMLYTHLDGLREYAKTRLARVLRETGGTPQARSERESYTHMYTEDIAKYDAAEHGLCFGRIDVRDDGTDTSGPTTEDGAEIRYIGRLGILDEDNDYESLLLDWRAPQARPFYLATPAAPDGVVLRRHIRSRGRSVTALHDEYLDLDAALEHADTPPAGGVAGESALLAALNAARTGQMHDIVATIQAEQDAVIRSEHRSVLVVQGGPGTGKTAVALHRAAYLLYTYRKQLAKSGVLVVGPNSRFLDYIGQVLPSLGETGVLLSTVGDLYPGVTPTVEDDPVAGELKGSLDMVKVLEKAVRDRQEVPRSPVQLSFDTYALTLDRKMVTRARGRARSSRRPHNLARPIFVNGVIDALADQLAGIIGSNPLGGANLLSREDIHDIRSEMRSDPDIVAAIDALWPELSPQQVLSDLLASRDRIASAAPALTDEQIDALHRPDAPGHFSAADAPLLDELAELLGVDDAAERERAKRRWRKQIADAQGALDILTGSAPQDLEDDLDPELLMAYDLIDATQLAERQNHRRHETTAERAAGDRTWTYGHVIVDEAQELSAMAWRTIMRRIPNRWMTLVGDTAQTGDPAGTESWQQILEPYVANRWKKTELTVNYRTPAEIMQIAHAVLAEIDPDQVPPQSVRESGFEPWAQHVDADAVLTTVQAALDAETGPGTTAVLVPARLVGAWEHLASESVTVATVKEVKGLEFDAVLLVEPAEILTDSSRGMNDLYVALTRATQRLGVVHSEPLPDVLTGLAAPTHC, encoded by the coding sequence GTGCCGGTTGATGGCGCGTCCCATCCGGAGCTCGATCGCGAGCAGGCCTACGTGGCGATGCTCTACACGCATCTCGACGGTCTGCGCGAGTACGCGAAGACCCGGCTGGCCCGCGTGCTGCGCGAGACCGGAGGCACCCCTCAGGCGCGCAGCGAACGCGAGTCGTACACCCACATGTACACCGAGGACATCGCGAAGTACGACGCCGCCGAGCACGGCCTGTGCTTCGGCCGCATCGACGTGCGGGACGACGGGACGGACACCTCCGGACCCACGACGGAGGACGGCGCGGAGATCCGCTACATCGGCCGCCTCGGCATCCTCGACGAGGACAACGACTACGAGTCGCTGCTGCTCGACTGGCGCGCGCCGCAGGCGCGTCCGTTCTACCTCGCGACCCCCGCCGCGCCCGACGGTGTCGTGCTGCGTCGCCACATCCGCAGCCGCGGCCGCTCCGTCACCGCACTGCACGACGAGTACCTCGACCTCGACGCCGCCCTCGAGCACGCCGACACCCCGCCGGCCGGTGGCGTGGCCGGAGAATCCGCGCTGCTTGCCGCTCTGAACGCCGCGCGCACCGGGCAGATGCACGACATCGTGGCGACGATCCAGGCCGAGCAGGACGCGGTCATCCGGTCCGAGCATCGCAGTGTCCTCGTCGTCCAGGGCGGTCCGGGCACCGGCAAGACCGCGGTCGCGCTGCACCGCGCGGCCTACCTGCTCTACACCTACCGAAAGCAGCTGGCCAAGAGCGGCGTGCTCGTCGTGGGCCCGAACAGCCGCTTCCTCGACTACATCGGTCAGGTGCTGCCCTCGCTCGGTGAGACCGGCGTGCTGCTGTCGACGGTCGGGGATCTGTATCCGGGGGTCACGCCGACCGTCGAGGACGATCCCGTGGCCGGCGAGCTCAAGGGCTCCCTGGACATGGTGAAGGTGCTCGAGAAGGCCGTCCGCGACCGGCAGGAGGTGCCCCGCTCCCCCGTGCAGCTGAGCTTCGACACCTACGCGCTCACCCTCGACCGCAAGATGGTGACCCGCGCGCGGGGTCGCGCCCGGTCGTCCCGCCGACCCCACAACCTGGCCCGGCCGATCTTCGTGAACGGGGTCATCGACGCCCTGGCCGACCAGCTCGCCGGGATCATCGGATCCAATCCGCTCGGCGGCGCGAACCTGTTGAGCCGGGAGGACATCCACGACATCCGGTCCGAGATGCGTTCGGACCCCGACATCGTCGCTGCGATCGACGCGTTGTGGCCGGAACTGTCCCCGCAGCAGGTGCTCTCGGATCTGCTCGCCTCCCGCGACCGGATCGCGTCGGCGGCTCCGGCCCTGACCGACGAGCAGATCGACGCGCTGCACCGCCCCGACGCACCGGGGCATTTCAGCGCCGCCGACGCTCCCCTGCTCGACGAGCTCGCCGAACTGCTCGGTGTGGACGACGCCGCCGAACGCGAACGCGCGAAGCGACGCTGGCGCAAGCAGATCGCCGACGCGCAGGGTGCACTCGACATCCTCACCGGTTCGGCACCGCAGGATCTCGAGGACGACCTCGATCCCGAACTGCTCATGGCGTACGACCTGATCGATGCCACCCAGCTCGCCGAACGACAGAACCACCGCCGCCACGAAACCACCGCGGAGCGGGCGGCCGGCGATCGCACCTGGACGTACGGCCACGTGATCGTCGACGAGGCGCAGGAGTTGTCGGCGATGGCGTGGCGAACGATCATGCGCCGCATCCCGAATCGCTGGATGACCCTGGTGGGCGACACCGCGCAGACCGGGGATCCGGCGGGAACCGAGTCGTGGCAGCAGATCCTCGAACCGTACGTCGCGAACCGGTGGAAGAAGACCGAACTGACGGTCAACTACCGCACGCCGGCGGAAATCATGCAGATCGCGCACGCAGTGCTCGCGGAGATCGATCCCGACCAGGTGCCACCGCAGTCGGTGCGCGAGTCCGGTTTCGAGCCGTGGGCGCAGCACGTCGACGCGGACGCGGTGCTCACCACCGTGCAGGCCGCTCTCGACGCCGAGACCGGCCCGGGCACGACGGCCGTGCTCGTTCCGGCGCGGCTCGTGGGTGCGTGGGAGCATCTCGCGTCCGAGTCGGTCACGGTCGCGACCGTCAAGGAGGTCAAGGGCCTCGAGTTCGACGCGGTGCTGCTCGTCGAACCGGCCGAGATCCTCACCGATTCCTCACGCGGGATGAACGACCTGTACGTGGCGCTGACCCGCGCCACCCAGCGTCTCGGGGTGGTGCACTCGGAGCCGTTACCGGACGTGCTGACCGGTCTCGCCGCACCGACACACTGCTGA
- a CDS encoding universal stress protein — MSAYRTIVVGTDGSESSYRAVEKAAALAGDAGAQLVIACAYYPADPKDTAQAADALRDEAYQVTGSAPTYEILRTAREKATVAGARKITERPIVGAPVESLLTLVEEVDADLIVIGNRGLNTLTGRLLGSVPSDVARKALCDVLVVHTVR, encoded by the coding sequence ATGAGCGCCTACCGGACCATAGTCGTCGGAACCGACGGTTCCGAATCGTCGTATCGGGCCGTGGAGAAGGCAGCTGCTCTGGCCGGCGACGCCGGCGCCCAACTGGTGATCGCCTGCGCCTACTACCCGGCCGACCCCAAGGACACCGCGCAGGCCGCCGACGCGCTGCGCGACGAGGCATACCAGGTCACCGGCTCGGCACCGACCTACGAGATCCTGCGCACCGCACGGGAGAAGGCGACCGTGGCCGGTGCCCGCAAGATCACCGAGCGACCCATCGTCGGCGCTCCCGTCGAATCGCTCCTCACGCTCGTCGAGGAGGTCGACGCCGATCTCATCGTCATCGGCAACCGCGGCCTCAACACGCTGACCGGGCGCCTGCTCGGCTCCGTCCCCTCGGACGTCGCCCGCAAGGCCCTGTGCGACGTACTGGTGGTGCACACCGTCCGCTGA
- a CDS encoding DUF732 domain-containing protein translates to MAYRAAHHRIRRAGCAAFAALSGFLVSAACGSVTPTQDEAQAATSTTSIAPTSSTPPDARFLRVREALDAFGLVADVNDDTVLAVVRGVCDQLSAGVPEHDVLVTLRPIAAYAAGASGSRMSADDAAARYLETAREEYC, encoded by the coding sequence GTGGCCTATCGGGCAGCGCACCACCGGATACGTCGAGCGGGGTGCGCGGCGTTCGCGGCGCTGAGCGGGTTCCTCGTCTCCGCCGCATGCGGATCGGTGACGCCGACCCAGGACGAAGCGCAAGCTGCGACATCCACGACGTCGATCGCCCCCACCTCGTCGACGCCGCCCGACGCGCGTTTTCTGCGGGTGAGGGAGGCACTGGACGCGTTCGGTCTGGTCGCCGACGTCAACGACGACACGGTGCTGGCGGTGGTGCGTGGGGTGTGCGACCAGTTGAGCGCGGGCGTGCCGGAGCACGACGTCCTCGTCACACTCCGGCCGATCGCCGCCTATGCCGCGGGCGCCTCGGGGTCGCGGATGTCGGCGGACGACGCCGCCGCGCGCTACCTCGAGACCGCCCGCGAAGAGTACTGCTGA
- a CDS encoding DUF402 domain-containing protein: MHPVPATPHPVKTETFDVAAKTNIDPKGFVRAVDEYRVEEWGLYMARPSDHPQFHYLESWLLPDLRLRASIFHFTPGNERDQDRYVDVGEFRRDGDVWYSHDHYLDLIVRTGRDTAVEDIDELVVAVTAGMIDAATAETAIDTALRAVDGIAAQGHDLDAWLRERGAPVRWR; the protein is encoded by the coding sequence GTGCATCCCGTGCCCGCGACCCCGCATCCCGTGAAGACCGAGACGTTCGACGTCGCCGCGAAGACCAACATCGACCCGAAGGGCTTCGTGCGCGCGGTCGACGAGTACCGCGTCGAGGAGTGGGGGCTGTACATGGCGCGACCGTCCGACCACCCGCAGTTCCATTATCTCGAATCGTGGTTGCTGCCGGACCTGCGCCTGCGGGCCTCGATCTTCCACTTCACCCCGGGCAACGAACGCGACCAGGACCGGTACGTCGACGTCGGCGAGTTCCGGCGCGACGGCGATGTCTGGTACTCCCACGACCACTATCTCGACCTGATCGTCCGCACCGGTCGCGACACCGCCGTCGAGGACATCGACGAACTGGTCGTCGCGGTCACCGCCGGCATGATCGACGCGGCCACGGCCGAGACCGCGATCGACACGGCGCTGCGGGCGGTGGACGGCATTGCCGCGCAGGGTCACGATCTCGACGCGTGGCTCCGCGAGCGGGGCGCGCCCGTCCGCTGGCGCTGA
- the uvrB gene encoding excinuclease ABC subunit UvrB has protein sequence MAFASEHPVVAHSEFRPVGEIERTEARFEVVSEYEPAGDQPAAIDELERRLKSGEKDVVLLGATGTGKSATTAWLIERVQRPTLVMAPNKTLAAQLANELRDMLPNNAVEYFVSYYDYYQPEAYIAQTDTYIEKDSSINDDVERLRHSATSSLLSRRDVVVVASVSCIYGLGTPQSYLDRSIQLEVGVEVPRDALLRLLVDVQYARNDMAFTRGSFRVKGDTVDIIPAYEELAVRIEFFGDEIDALYYLHPLTGDVVRKVDSLRIFPATHYVAGPERMERAVASIEAELEERLADLENRGKLLEAQRLRMRTQYDIEMIRQVGFCSGIENYSRHIDGRPAGSAPATLIDYFPEDFLLVIDESHVTVPQIGAMYEGDMSRKRNLVDFGFRLPSAVDNRPLTWEEFAARIGQTVYLSATPGPYELGQTGGEFVEQVIRPTGLVDPQVVVKPTKGQIDDLVHEIRERAERDERVLVTTLTKKMAEDLTDYLLELGIRVRYLHSDIDTLRRVELLRQLRLGEYDVLVGINLLREGLDLPEVSLVAILDADKEGFLRSTTSLIQTIGRAARNVSGEVHMYADKITDSMARAIEETERRREKQIAYNTEHGLDPKPLRKKIADILDQVYQEAEDTEAVEVGGSGRNASRGRRAQGESRRAVSSGVVEGRDTSTMPRAELADLVQQLTDQMMQAARDLQFELAARLRDEISDLKKELRGMDAAGLK, from the coding sequence ATGGCGTTCGCAAGTGAACATCCCGTCGTCGCACACTCCGAGTTCCGGCCGGTGGGTGAGATCGAGCGCACCGAGGCCCGCTTCGAGGTCGTCAGCGAGTACGAACCGGCCGGCGATCAGCCCGCCGCCATCGACGAGCTCGAGCGTCGGCTGAAGTCGGGGGAGAAGGACGTCGTCCTGCTCGGTGCCACCGGTACCGGCAAGTCCGCCACCACCGCGTGGCTCATCGAACGCGTCCAGCGACCCACCCTCGTGATGGCGCCCAACAAGACCCTCGCCGCGCAGCTCGCCAACGAGCTGCGAGACATGTTGCCCAACAACGCGGTCGAGTACTTCGTGTCGTACTACGACTACTACCAGCCCGAGGCGTACATCGCGCAGACCGACACCTACATCGAGAAGGACTCGTCGATCAACGACGACGTCGAGCGGCTGCGGCACTCCGCCACCTCGTCGCTGCTGTCCCGCCGCGACGTCGTGGTGGTCGCGTCCGTCTCGTGCATCTACGGTCTCGGTACCCCGCAGTCCTATCTCGACCGGTCCATCCAGCTCGAGGTCGGTGTGGAAGTGCCGCGCGACGCGCTGCTGCGCCTGCTCGTCGACGTCCAGTACGCCCGCAACGACATGGCGTTCACCCGCGGATCGTTCCGCGTCAAGGGCGACACCGTCGACATCATCCCCGCCTACGAGGAACTCGCCGTGCGGATCGAGTTCTTCGGCGACGAGATCGACGCGCTGTACTACCTGCACCCACTCACGGGCGATGTCGTGCGCAAGGTCGACTCCCTGCGCATCTTCCCGGCGACCCACTACGTGGCCGGCCCCGAGCGCATGGAACGCGCCGTCGCGAGCATCGAGGCCGAACTCGAGGAGCGCCTGGCCGATCTGGAGAACCGCGGCAAGCTGCTCGAGGCTCAGCGTCTGCGCATGCGCACCCAGTACGACATCGAGATGATCCGGCAGGTCGGCTTCTGCTCCGGCATCGAGAACTACTCCCGTCACATCGACGGACGCCCCGCCGGGTCCGCGCCGGCGACGCTCATCGACTACTTCCCGGAGGACTTCCTCCTGGTCATCGACGAGTCGCACGTCACCGTGCCGCAGATCGGCGCGATGTACGAGGGCGACATGTCGCGCAAGCGCAACCTCGTCGACTTCGGTTTCCGTCTCCCGTCGGCGGTCGACAACCGGCCCCTGACCTGGGAGGAGTTCGCCGCCCGCATCGGGCAGACGGTCTACCTGTCGGCCACCCCCGGCCCGTACGAGCTCGGGCAGACCGGCGGCGAGTTCGTCGAGCAGGTCATCCGCCCCACCGGCCTCGTCGACCCGCAGGTCGTCGTCAAGCCCACCAAGGGTCAGATCGACGATCTCGTGCACGAGATCCGCGAACGCGCCGAGCGCGACGAACGTGTCCTCGTCACCACGCTCACCAAGAAGATGGCCGAGGACCTCACCGACTACCTGCTCGAACTCGGTATCCGGGTGCGCTATCTGCACTCCGACATCGACACCCTGCGCCGGGTCGAACTGCTGCGACAGCTGCGTCTGGGTGAATACGACGTGCTCGTCGGCATCAACCTGCTTCGTGAGGGTCTCGACCTCCCCGAGGTGTCGCTGGTGGCGATCCTCGACGCCGACAAGGAAGGCTTCCTGCGGTCGACGACCTCGCTGATCCAGACCATCGGCCGCGCGGCCCGCAACGTCTCCGGCGAAGTGCACATGTACGCCGACAAGATCACCGACTCGATGGCGCGGGCCATCGAGGAGACCGAACGGCGTCGCGAGAAGCAGATCGCCTACAACACCGAACACGGTCTCGATCCGAAGCCGCTGCGCAAGAAGATCGCCGACATCCTCGACCAGGTCTATCAGGAGGCCGAGGACACCGAGGCCGTCGAGGTGGGCGGCTCCGGCCGCAACGCCTCGCGTGGTCGCCGAGCCCAGGGCGAGTCCAGGCGGGCCGTCAGCTCCGGTGTCGTGGAAGGTCGCGACACCTCGACGATGCCGCGCGCCGAGCTCGCCGATCTCGTGCAGCAGCTCACCGACCAGATGATGCAGGCCGCCCGCGACCTGCAGTTCGAGTTGGCCGCACGGCTCCGCGACGAGATCTCCGATCTGAAGAAGGAACTACGCGGGATGGACGCCGCGGGCCTGAAGTAG
- a CDS encoding SCO6745 family protein translates to MDPTSAGRAARAFELLHAVVYFAPDIASELAALGVDGPAAQYFGGRAAPLGAVGPGVVTATFYSFSPRLVASAVPAVWQSAEPAAIIAARLRGLDALHRRVLGQDVLDSAEMSEAAELAATAARAIPGPDGRPLYAAHADLPWPEVAHLRLWHALTLLREYRGDGHVAALQTAGLAGLDALVTHTATGIGFDTDPARKLRGWSRDEWADAEKELRGRGLLDKRGELTGEGFEVRELVEDLTDDLAVAPWIALGDDGVERLLDLALPWRDAFVDAEVFPAGLFGPRYGDAR, encoded by the coding sequence ATGGATCCCACTTCGGCCGGGCGTGCTGCCCGCGCATTCGAACTGCTGCACGCGGTCGTCTACTTCGCGCCGGACATCGCGAGCGAACTCGCCGCGCTGGGTGTCGACGGACCGGCTGCGCAGTACTTCGGTGGACGCGCGGCACCTCTGGGTGCTGTCGGCCCCGGGGTGGTGACGGCGACGTTCTACAGCTTCTCGCCCCGCCTGGTGGCATCGGCCGTCCCGGCCGTGTGGCAGAGCGCCGAACCGGCCGCGATCATCGCGGCGCGGTTGCGCGGACTCGACGCTCTCCACCGGCGGGTCCTCGGGCAGGACGTGCTCGATTCTGCGGAGATGAGCGAGGCTGCGGAGCTCGCGGCAACCGCGGCGCGGGCGATCCCCGGTCCCGACGGGCGCCCGCTCTACGCCGCCCACGCCGACCTGCCCTGGCCCGAGGTGGCGCACCTGCGGCTGTGGCACGCCCTGACGCTGTTGCGCGAGTATCGCGGCGACGGTCATGTCGCGGCGCTGCAGACCGCGGGACTGGCGGGTCTCGATGCGCTCGTCACCCACACGGCGACCGGTATCGGGTTCGACACCGATCCGGCCCGGAAGCTGCGTGGCTGGTCGCGGGACGAGTGGGCGGACGCCGAGAAGGAACTGCGCGGGCGCGGGCTGCTCGACAAGCGTGGCGAGCTCACCGGCGAAGGATTCGAGGTGCGTGAGCTCGTCGAAGATCTCACCGACGACCTCGCGGTCGCGCCGTGGATTGCGCTCGGTGACGACGGTGTGGAGCGTCTGCTCGACCTCGCGTTGCCGTGGCGCGACGCCTTCGTCGACGCCGAGGTGTTCCCCGCCGGTCTCTTCGGCCCGCGTTACGGTGACGCGCGGTAA